CGGATGTGGAAATACATACGCCAACCTCTCCGGTAGCCCTGGCATATCCATCAGCTGCATGAATTGCCCCTTGTTCATGCCTGGTTAAGATATTTCTAAAAGGAAGTTTTTCTACCTTTCCAAACATATCATATAACGGCATAATTGCTGCTCCGGGTATACCAAAAACCACTTTTACCTTCTCTCTTTTTAAACATTCCAGTATAATTTCAGTTCCACTTAATTTCATTTCTTCACCTCTATTCAATCTCTTATCAATAATTACATACCACCTGTTTTTATATAGTAAAATACCCCGGCAGATTGGTCCCTATATTCGAACAAGGAACCTTCCGCTGGGGTCTTTTTTACCCACGGTGTAATACGAATTTGGTATCTTATAAAATATTCGTATTTTATGCCACTTGGTCCAGCCTTTTAATTTTTTTCAAAAAATTAAAACGGAACCCTAGACATACTTCCTTATAAATAAAAAAACGTCCCTCCGAACCAAACATCAAGGTTCGGATAGGGACGAATTTATCGTGTTACCACCCTATTTCAGTAGAAAATATCTACCCTCATTGTAAATAAATCAACAACTATGCTGTTAATTTATTAAGATTTAATAATCTCAATTCAGCAAGAAGTGAGTTTCAGTAATATCTGCTACCATATTCACACCGATTCATGGCTCTCTTTAGCAAATTAATTACCTAATGGCTTCTATGTTGTTTTTATCTAAATTAATTTTAGACATTTTACTAAGATATTATTTATTTGTCAAATATAATTTGAATATTTTTTCTATAGCTGCTATGAATCAAAAAATAATACCATTTATTTTATTATAATGATTCCAATAATGCCTGTAATAGAAGCTGGTTTTTACAGAAGAAAATTTATCTAATCTATTACCCCAGTCTCTGACTATATCCCTGGCTTTTAAAAAATAGTTATCAACAGTATTTTGATTAACATTTATTCCGCTGCCTTCGGTTTTTGATAACATTTCTTTTTCGTAGTTGTTTATAAGAGGCCGTATCACAGCTAAAGCAGAATCATAATAACTTAAAGCCTTGCGGTGGTAATATTCACTTTCCCACCAGTATGAATCCTTATCATAATATTTACTTCCTTCTTTATATTCTGAGGGTAATTCTGTATTACAAGAAAAAACTGGAAAATAAGGGCTCATACATGGATTGGATGCACCGGTTGTGTAAAAGACCATATTCTCTTCACCTATTCCGGCTATCAATGAACATACCGTTTGTGTTCTTCTAAAAAGTGGATCAGCTGCATGTAAACATATAGTGCCTCCTGGTCCTTTATTGGGAGTCCATTGGGATCCATCTCCATGATTACGCAAAATATCTATAAAATCTTTCATGGTAAATCTTTTATTTTTTCCTTCAAGCAATTTACGGGAACATTTTTCTCTAACGCCTCCATTAGCAGCCCAGGTCATAAGTTTATCGGAATAGCATTTTCGGAAATTAAAATTATCAGAGCTTTTGCAGTAACCTTTATCAACTGCATTCTTTATTAGTCCTTCTGAACATTCATCATAATCCTGCTGCAGAGAAATAACATTGGAGATGCTCCAGATATCAGTAATTTTTTTCCATGCCCACCATCTTTTTACAGTTTCCAGCACATAAGCCTCTTTTTTGTCAGCAATTAAAAAGCTGTTCATATATTTCAATTTAAAACGATAACCACAGTTTCCCCCCTGCCCGTATTGTTCTAAAAGTCTGATAATAATTTCCAGAGCCTGCCTTGCAGTAGAGCTTCGTTCAGCAGCCAGCCTAACCAAATCCATACCGGTCAAACCTTTATTGTCCGGTTTTTCTCTAGTAAAAATTGCCTCATTGCCAATAATTACTCCATGCTCATTTGCTGCCATCTCTGCACCAAACATCCAAAACGGTTTGCACAGAAAAACTCTTGCTGTTTCTGAAACCTGGGGTATAGTTAAATATGTACAGTCAACGGTGTCATTGGAATTGTGCTCTCTCCTGGGAATAATACAGATATTTTGAACTTCATCAGGTTCCCGATCACTATTTTTCCCAAAAAGAGTCATACCTCCTTCAGAAGCTGAATCCAAGGTTACAATTGTATCACACATCTTAATTTTGTCTCCCGATAAGAAAATTAAAGCAGGTAAAATGAATGTTAATTTTCATTTTATCACCACTTAATATTTCATTCAAAAAAAATGATATTNNNNNNNNNNNNNNNNNNNNNNNNNNNNNNNNNNNNNNNNNNNNNNNNNNNNNNNNNNNNNNNNNNNNNNNNNNNNNNNNNNNNNNNNNNNNNNNNNNNNTCGAAACAAAAAGCAAATTGGCAAATGATGCTGTAGAGGAAAATTCCAGAATTGCAACTATGGTTATTAATGCTCTGCTGGATTTTGGCTTACTTGAAAATGATATAAAAACCGGTTCATACAGGTTGCACAGTTATCGTGAACTGCCCAGAGATAATCCAAATATTAATGAAGAATCAATTTTTTACCAGGCTTATAATGAAATTATAGTCTTAACAACTCAGCTGGATTCAGTGGGAGAGTTGATAGATCTTGCTGTTATTTCCGGAGCAAATAATATCAATTATATCAGTTTTGAATTGAAAAATCCGCAGGTATTAATGATGCAAGCCCTTCAAATGGCCACTGAACAGGCCTATCTTAAAGCTGTTTCAATTGCTGAAAGTGCAGGCGAAACAGTAAAGGAACTGTATAGTATAAGAGAAGAAAAAACCGGTTATACACCTGTACGGTTTGGAGATACTATGATTCAAAGGGAGGTTGCCTTGTCGGCGGCACCTACCCCTATATCTCCTGATGATGTAACAGTCAGGGCATCAGTAATGGCGGAATTTTCACTGAATAATTAACATACATGTTCCGGTTTTCTTTCGGTTGAAATAAATTGTTGACCGTATTTACCGTAAGTATTCTATTGTTTAAAAATATTAGTCTACATTATCAGAATATAACTTATTGGAGTTAATAAAAATAAATATGGAGTTTTACAATAAGACAGATTCAGACAATAAAAAAACAGAATTCCAGATCACACTGGTAACCGGGGTATATAAGAACAGTTATACAGTTTCCGGTGATGATAATACTGAAGTACGTGCAGAAATAACCGGAAATTTGCAACATAAGGCTGAAACTCCTCTGGATTATCCTACAGTGGGAGATAAAGTATGTGTCCAGATTTTCAATAATGATTTTGCAGTTATCCATAAAATAATACCCAGAAAATCTGCTTTACTGCGTAAGATGGCCGGGAAAAAAATCTCCATGCAATTAATCGCTGCCAATGTTGATACTGCATTTATCATCCAATCTCTTGACAGCGACTTTAATCTAAGAAGAATAGAAAGATACCTTGCCATTGTCAATGAAGGAAATATCCAGCCAGTTATATTGCTGAGCAAAAGTGATCTTATATCTAATGATGAAATTGTTAATAAAATATCATCAATTTTAGCTTTTATGCCTGAGTTAAAAGTAATCCCTTTCAGTAACTCAACCAGATATAATTTTAAATCTATAACAGATTTATTTGTTACAGGAAAAATCTACTGTCTGCTCGGATCTTCAGGAGTAGGAAAAACAACTTTGATTAACCGGCTTTGCGGTGTTGATATATTTAAAACACAAACCTTGAGAAAAATTGGAAAAGGCAGACATACTACAACTTCACGGCAATTAATATACCTGGCAAATGGTTCTATGATTATTGATACTCCTGGAATGCGAGAGCTGGGTATAGTGAATATACAGTCAGGAATTGAGAATACCTTTGAAGAAATAGCCGTCCTCGCAAAAAAATGTCGTTTTAACAATTGCAGTCATACCAGTGAAAAAGGTTGTGCAGTATTAGAAGCACTTAAACAGGGCAAATTACCAGCAGAAAGATATGAAAATTATATAAAAATGAAAAAAGAATCTGATTATTATGAAATGTCTTATGTTGAAAAACGACGGAAAGACAGGGAATTAGGAAAATTTTATAGAAATGTATTAAAAGGTAATTTAAAAACTAAGAGATGGTAAAATCTTCGTAAAACATCAAAATATACCATCTCTTAGTTTTTTTACTCTTTTAAACTGCATCCCTGATATATTATTTCCCCATCCATCTCTACCATTGCCTCACCTTGATGCTCCCAGAAAATAACCGTTTCATCCTCATTAGCATACCTTGCTCCTGATGCACTTATTGCCTGATTTAATTTGTATTCTTTTCCTTTAATGGACAGCAGGGCTGATTCCGCATCTTGCCCATAAATTATTTTTATTTCCACACCATCAGGACAGGAAAAGAAAAACACATTTTCGTTACTTCTGCCAACAATCCCGGAATTGGAAAAATACATCCAGGTAAT
The sequence above is drawn from the Atribacterota bacterium genome and encodes:
- the rsgA gene encoding ribosome small subunit-dependent GTPase A, with product MEFYNKTDSDNKKTEFQITLVTGVYKNSYTVSGDDNTEVRAEITGNLQHKAETPLDYPTVGDKVCVQIFNNDFAVIHKIIPRKSALLRKMAGKKISMQLIAANVDTAFIIQSLDSDFNLRRIERYLAIVNEGNIQPVILLSKSDLISNDEIVNKISSILAFMPELKVIPFSNSTRYNFKSITDLFVTGKIYCLLGSSGVGKTTLINRLCGVDIFKTQTLRKIGKGRHTTTSRQLIYLANGSMIIDTPGMRELGIVNIQSGIENTFEEIAVLAKKCRFNNCSHTSEKGCAVLEALKQGKLPAERYENYIKMKKESDYYEMSYVEKRRKDRELGKFYRNVLKGNLKTKRW
- a CDS encoding C69 family dipeptidase; amino-acid sequence: MCDTIVTLDSASEGGMTLFGKNSDREPDEVQNICIIPRREHNSNDTVDCTYLTIPQVSETARVFLCKPFWMFGAEMAANEHGVIIGNEAIFTREKPDNKGLTGMDLVRLAAERSSTARQALEIIIRLLEQYGQGGNCGYRFKLKYMNSFLIADKKEAYVLETVKRWWAWKKITDIWSISNVISLQQDYDECSEGLIKNAVDKGYCKSSDNFNFRKCYSDKLMTWAANGGVREKCSRKLLEGKNKRFTMKDFIDILRNHGDGSQWTPNKGPGGTICLHAADPLFRRTQTVCSLIAGIGEENMVFYTTGASNPCMSPYFPVFSCNTELPSEYKEGSKYYDKDSYWWESEYYHRKALSYYDSALAVIRPLINNYEKEMLSKTEGSGINVNQNTVDNYFLKARDIVRDWGNRLDKFSSVKTSFYYRHYWNHYNKINGIIF
- a CDS encoding MliC family protein — translated: MIINKKVIVLILIIALGVITWMYFSNSGIVGRSNENVFFFSCPDGVEIKIIYGQDAESALLSIKGKEYKLNQAISASGARYANEDETVIFWEHQGEAMVEMDGEIIYQGCSLKE
- a CDS encoding SIMPL domain-containing protein (The SIMPL domain is named for its presence in mouse protein SIMPL (signalling molecule that associates with mouse pelle-like kinase). Bacterial member BP26, from Brucella, was shown to assemble into a channel-like structure, while YggE from E. coli has been associated with resistance to oxidative stress.), with the translated sequence ETKSKLANDAVEENSRIATMVINALLDFGLLENDIKTGSYRLHSYRELPRDNPNINEESIFYQAYNEIIVLTTQLDSVGELIDLAVISGANNINYISFELKNPQVLMMQALQMATEQAYLKAVSIAESAGETVKELYSIREEKTGYTPVRFGDTMIQREVALSAAPTPISPDDVTVRASVMAEFSLNN